The following are from one region of the Microbispora sp. ZYX-F-249 genome:
- a CDS encoding ABC transporter permease, which produces MTTNPTVTRAAGAVPLPAAPGPAAVGPSAPSAPSAPSAPKRRPWFLRALRSRLFGWLVFAAALVAWQRYATLNPSPRYATVSDVAVQWWDQILGGPLLTATLQTLRTMLIGYGVAAVLAVVIGVLMARVRLVYVLLEPPLELLRPMPISAVIPLLILYLGIDDAMKISVVALAAFFHILLNAYSGAGSTHRTTMDTARTFGLTWRQTMAEIVIPAAAPSIFVGLRSALAASLVISVVVGMIAGNDGLGHLLMIQQQSFQVTDLIVGAVTIAMLGYALNAAFLFVERRVLHWHFGATRTHD; this is translated from the coding sequence ATGACCACCAATCCCACAGTGACGAGAGCCGCCGGCGCCGTGCCGCTCCCGGCGGCCCCCGGCCCCGCCGCCGTCGGCCCTTCCGCTCCTTCCGCGCCTTCCGCGCCTTCCGCGCCGAAACGCCGCCCCTGGTTCCTGCGCGCGCTGCGCAGCAGGCTCTTCGGCTGGCTCGTGTTCGCCGCGGCCCTGGTCGCCTGGCAGCGGTACGCCACGCTGAACCCGTCGCCCAGATACGCCACCGTCAGCGACGTCGCCGTCCAGTGGTGGGACCAGATCCTCGGCGGGCCGCTGCTGACGGCGACCCTGCAGACCCTGCGTACGATGCTGATCGGCTACGGGGTCGCCGCCGTGCTGGCCGTGGTGATCGGGGTGCTCATGGCCCGCGTACGGCTCGTCTACGTGCTGCTCGAACCACCGCTCGAACTGCTGCGGCCGATGCCGATCTCGGCGGTGATCCCCCTGCTGATCCTCTACCTCGGCATCGACGACGCGATGAAGATCAGCGTGGTCGCGCTGGCGGCGTTCTTCCACATCCTGCTCAACGCCTACTCGGGCGCGGGATCCACACACCGCACGACTATGGACACCGCGCGCACCTTCGGGCTGACCTGGCGGCAGACGATGGCCGAGATCGTGATCCCGGCCGCCGCACCCTCGATCTTCGTGGGGCTCCGCTCGGCCCTCGCCGCCTCCCTGGTGATCTCGGTCGTCGTCGGCATGATCGCCGGCAACGACGGCCTCGGGCATCTTCTGATGATCCAGCAGCAGAGCTTCCAGGTGACCGACCTGATCGTCGGCGCGGTCACCATCGCGATGCTCGGCTACGCCCTCAACGCCGCCTTCCTGTTCGTCGAGCGACGGGTCCTGCACTGGCACTTCGGCGCGACCCGCACCCACGACTGA
- a CDS encoding ABC transporter ATP-binding protein yields the protein MATSAAPAAAGTTRSSAAGTGTLLTADDVAKTYRTRRREVTALRGLSLDIAAGEFVALVGRSGCGKSTLLRLLSGLLPVTAGQIRVAGQPIDGPPRQARCVFQDYAQSLLPWKTVAGNVRFGLRHAYEPAAGGHDELVAHYLDLVGLGHAADRYPWELSGGMQQRAAIARALAARPQLLLMDEAFSGVDALSRAKLQDVLLHAWAEEGLTVVFVTHDIDEAVYLADRVVVLHPEGRGVLADVRTDLPRPRGQVPTRESPEFLHHRRELLHLVLD from the coding sequence ATGGCGACATCAGCCGCACCCGCCGCGGCCGGGACCACACGCAGCTCGGCCGCGGGCACCGGGACCCTGCTGACGGCGGACGACGTCGCGAAGACGTACCGCACCCGCCGGCGGGAGGTGACCGCCCTGCGCGGGCTGTCCCTGGACATCGCCGCCGGGGAGTTCGTCGCCCTCGTCGGGCGGTCCGGTTGCGGGAAATCCACGCTGCTGCGGCTGCTCAGCGGTCTCCTCCCCGTCACGGCGGGACAGATCCGGGTGGCCGGGCAGCCGATCGACGGGCCGCCGCGGCAGGCGCGCTGCGTCTTCCAGGACTACGCCCAGTCGCTGCTGCCGTGGAAGACGGTGGCGGGCAACGTCCGGTTCGGGCTGCGGCACGCGTACGAACCGGCCGCGGGCGGTCACGACGAGCTGGTGGCCCACTACCTCGATCTGGTGGGCCTCGGCCACGCGGCCGACCGGTACCCGTGGGAGCTGTCCGGCGGCATGCAGCAGCGGGCGGCCATCGCCCGCGCGCTGGCCGCGCGGCCCCAGCTGCTGCTCATGGACGAGGCGTTCAGCGGCGTGGACGCCCTGAGCCGCGCCAAGCTGCAGGACGTCCTCCTGCACGCCTGGGCCGAGGAGGGGCTGACGGTGGTGTTCGTGACCCACGACATCGACGAGGCGGTCTACCTGGCCGACCGGGTCGTGGTGCTGCATCCCGAGGGACGCGGCGTGCTCGCGGACGTACGGACCGATCTGCCCCGCCCGCGCGGCCAGGTGCCCACGCGGGAGTCGCCGGAGTTCCTGCACCACCGGCGCGAACTGCTGCACCTGGTCCTGGACTGA
- a CDS encoding ABC transporter substrate-binding protein — protein sequence MFLTAVAAVGVLLAACGTSAASSEGESGAQGVDTVRVGVIAGSPPGVYSAIENGFFDKERIKVELVTLSGGPALVAATEGGSIDIAWADIFAWAAAIEQGFKLTIINPANALKPGQPVNVIVTKPGSGITSAKDLAGKKLGVPAQALTTVQIKKWLADQGLDPNGPKYTTVQDRTTSGGLVAQGTLDAAATSGAYVTAWEAQYGLTVAGTFDSGVPEGAATSGYGALRSFAEAHPDLVRRFVRAVRQGVTAFQSSEPLAQNTLLVKYGGADVAKLEAKYPGALDKASAATSGELSGPFDVAAENKWIETGARFGALKKPFDLTPYLWPTATAATP from the coding sequence TTGTTCCTGACGGCGGTCGCCGCCGTCGGCGTGCTGCTGGCCGCCTGCGGCACGTCGGCGGCGTCGTCGGAGGGCGAGTCCGGCGCGCAGGGCGTGGACACCGTCCGCGTCGGCGTCATCGCCGGCTCGCCCCCGGGTGTGTACTCCGCGATCGAGAACGGGTTCTTCGACAAGGAGCGCATCAAGGTCGAACTCGTGACGCTCAGCGGCGGCCCCGCGCTCGTCGCGGCCACCGAGGGCGGCTCCATCGACATCGCGTGGGCCGACATCTTCGCCTGGGCGGCCGCGATCGAGCAGGGCTTCAAACTGACGATCATCAACCCGGCCAACGCGCTGAAGCCCGGGCAGCCGGTCAACGTCATCGTGACGAAGCCGGGCAGCGGCATCACCTCGGCGAAGGACCTCGCCGGCAAGAAGCTCGGGGTGCCGGCGCAGGCGCTGACCACCGTGCAGATCAAGAAGTGGCTCGCCGACCAGGGCCTCGACCCGAACGGCCCGAAGTACACCACCGTGCAGGACCGCACCACCTCGGGCGGCCTGGTGGCCCAGGGCACGCTCGACGCCGCGGCCACCAGCGGCGCGTACGTCACCGCCTGGGAGGCGCAGTACGGCCTGACGGTGGCCGGCACCTTCGACTCCGGCGTGCCCGAAGGCGCGGCGACGTCCGGCTACGGTGCGCTGCGCAGCTTCGCCGAGGCCCACCCGGACCTGGTCAGACGCTTCGTACGGGCCGTACGGCAGGGCGTGACCGCGTTCCAGTCGTCCGAGCCGCTCGCGCAGAACACGCTGCTGGTGAAGTACGGCGGCGCGGACGTCGCCAAGCTGGAGGCCAAGTATCCCGGCGCGCTGGACAAGGCGTCGGCGGCGACCAGCGGCGAGCTCAGCGGCCCGTTCGACGTGGCCGCCGAGAACAAGTGGATCGAGACGGGCGCGCGGTTCGGCGCGTTGAAGAAGCCCTTCGACCTCACGCCCTACCTGTGGCCCACCGCCACGGCCGCCACCCCCTGA